Proteins found in one Aspergillus puulaauensis MK2 DNA, chromosome 8, nearly complete sequence genomic segment:
- a CDS encoding uncharacterized protein (COG:S;~EggNog:ENOG410PKSY;~TransMembrane:3 (o42-61i94-118o138-161i)) codes for MKSSDNIWSSGLGAIQSNTMVTNNTWPEELIPNVLLANIPQLIYSFLYVLCNGILTSITLADEWNSFSLRSQGLRVSASPGGHQRTSRFLSLPYCYGIPFITFSALLHWLISQSIFLVRANVYDGENKRAFDHDVMALGYSPLAIVITVCVAVLLPAALYFMGSRRFKSGMPVAGSCSLAISAACHPCDKKGDGADGKLQGIEYRLLRWGAEPCLPGAGEIGHCAFSDAHVTTPEDGVLYR; via the coding sequence AAACAATACCTGGCCCGAGGAGTTGATTCCGAACGTCCTTCTAGCTAATATCCCTCAGCTCATCTACTCCTTTCTCTATGTCCTATGCAACGGCATTCTGACAAGCATAACTCTGGCAGACGAATGgaactccttctccctccgcaGCCAGGGGCTCCGCGTTTCAGCGTCTCCCGGGGGACATCAGCGGACATCGCGGTTCCTGTCTCTGCCCTACTGCTATGGGATACCTTTTATTACCTTTTCAGCATTGCTGCACTGGCTTATCTCCCAGAGTATATTCCTAGTGCGCGCTAATGTCTATGATGGCGAGAATAAGAGGGCATTTGACCATGATGTTATGGCACTGGGATATTCGCCGCTCGCAATTGTTATTACAGTATGCGTGGCCGTACTTTTACCAGCGGCTTTATATTTCATGGGTTCCAGGCGCTTTAAATCAGGCATGCCAGTCGCCGGGAGCTGCAGTCTTGCTATTTCTGCAGCTTGTCATCCGTGCGATAAAAAGGGAGACGGTGCCGATGGCAAATTGCAGGGTATCGAATATCGACTTCTGCGATGGGGTGCTGAGCCTTGTCTgccaggagctggagagatTGGGCACTGCGCCTTTTCGGATGCGCATGTCACCACGCCGGAGGACGGAGTGCTATACCGGTGA